The window GGCCCAGATAGAAGCTGTACGTGGCCCGCTCGCGCGGCGCGCTCCCGCCGTACACCAGCGACGTGGCCGGACGGCCGTCGAGCTCGACCTGGTACTCCGCGATCACGCCGTCCGTGCGTGGCGGTACCCAGCTCAGGTCGAGGTAGTACGCCCCGTCCGCGAGATGGGTCGTCGCCCGGAAGGCGGTCGGCGCCGTGCCGCGTCCGTCGTCGGTGCCGGGCGTGGTGACGCGGACCGCCGCCGTGGCGGGCGAGAGGTTGTCGGCTGCGTCCCGGGCCCGGACGGTGAAGGAGTAGCGGGTGCCGGGCCGAAGTCCGGTGACCACGGTCGCCGTCTGGTTTCCGCCCACACTGTGGATCTTCGTGTCGCCCTGATAGATGTCGTACGACACCACGTCCCGGTCGTCCGTCGCCTGCGACCACGACAGTTGGGCTGCCCGGCTGCCGACCGCACGGCCCTCGGCCCGCCCCGGACGAGTCGGGGCGGAGTGGTCGGCGGCGACGGCCGCGGGAGTCGTCGCCCGGACCTCCTTGCTCGGCGGCCCGAGCCGCCCGTCGGTGTCACGGGCTCGCACGGTGAAGGCGTACACGGTGGACGGCCTGAGCATGGTGACGTCCACCATGTGTGCGGAGCCCGGCACTTCCTTGACCTTCGTGGGTCCCCGATACACCTCGTAGACACGGATGTCGCGGTTCGCGGAGACCGCGTTCCACATGACGTGCACGCTGGTCGCGCTGCCCGCGGCGGCCGTGACACCCGTGGGCGCCGCGGGCAGCCGGCCGCCCTCCTCTTCCGCCCCGCTCCACGCGCAGGACGAGAGCAGGACGAGCACTGCGCAGAGCGCGAGCACGAGGACGGGAACGCGTCGCACGACTCTGCCTCCCGGGGCCAACTGGCAGCAATGGTCCGGACCAATAGGGCTCCACTATGTCGCCGCTGACGCGATCACCTCAAGAGGGCGGTCGTTGATGAACCGCCAGGGACGTTACGTATGCTGAAGCCCCTCGGGGCTGAACTCTCCATGAGGGGAGGGGAGTTCACGCCTGCCGACGCGGGCCGCTGTCGTCGCTGATCCCGCGCCGGGGCGCGGGTGGCCGGGGGCCGGGGTCCGTTTCGCGGGCTCACGCCCCCGGCTCCTGCCGGAAGTTCGGGGAGATCGTCGGGTAGTCGTGTCGTCGGGGTGCACGCTGTACGGCCCCGCTGGTGGCAGCATGATCGACACAGCATCGGATGGGCTGAGTGTCCGTCAGTGTTCCTCGACGAGAGGGTCCCCTATCGTGCGTTTCCACTCGCTGACGCTGGCCGCGGCGAGCGCCGCCCTGCTCGCCCCGACGCTGCCGCCCCCGATCCCGCCGCCCGCGCAGGAAGGGTCAACGGCCCGCCGCGAGGCCGACGTCAGCGCCACTGATCTGCTGTCGAAGGTGCGTGAGTGTGCCGCGGTCTCCCAGGGGCGCTACCGCAGCGACAGTGGTGTGCCCGCGTCGATCCGGGTCTGCGGGGCGCGGGACGCCGTGTTCTGGAAGGCCGACATGGACATCGACTGCGACGGGCAGCGCACCCGCCACTGCAACCGCCGTACCGATCCGTACTTCTCCGCCGCGACGGCCTACCAGCAGTCCGACGGCCGCTACTTGAGCGCCGAAAACCTCCCGTACATCGTCGTGCCCGCTCCGAGCCGCCTCTGGAACCCACTTGACCACGGCATCCGCGGCGGCTCGGTCGCCGCGGTCGTGTACCAGGGCCGGGTGCGGTACGCGGTCGTCGGTGACGTCGGCCCGAACGACATGATCGGTGAGGCGTCGTACGCCGCCGCCGAGGCCCTCGGTATCTCGCCCGACCCGCACAGCGGCGGCACGGCCTCCGGGGTCACCTACATCGTCTTCAAGGACGCGCGGGTGACGCCCATCGAGGACCACGCGGCCACCGTGACGGCCGGGGAGCGGCTGGCGAGGGAGTTCGTGCACGGCAGGCGATTCGCGCACGGTGGGGGAGAAGGTGTCAGACCGCCGACCAGCCGTCGTCGACCGGCAGGACCACGCCGTTGATGTTGCTCGCCGCGTCCGAGGCGAGGAACACGATGGCGGCGGCCTGCTCCTCGGGCTGGGCCAGCTTGCCGATGTTGACGAAGTGCGGGCCGAGGGCCGCCGGTCCGTGCGCGTCCCGCGCGGCGTCCACGACGATGCCGGTCTGAGTGCCGCCCGGGGCGATCGCGTTCGCGCGGATTCCCTGCTTGCGGTACATGACAGCAAGGGACTTGGTGAGCCCCACCACGCCGTGCTTGGACGCCGTGTAGGCGGCGCCCGCGGCGCTGCCGCGCAGGCCGGCCTCGGAGGCCGTGTTGACGATGGTGCCTCTGCCCGCCTGGAGCATGTGCGGCAGGACCGCCCGGGTGAGCAGGAAGGGGGCGGTGAGGTTGACTCGTATGACCCGCTCCCACTCGGCGTCGGTGACGTCCGCCGGCGCCGACATGCGGTCCATGATCCCGGCGTTGTTCACCAGGACGTCCACGCCGCCGAAGCGCTCGACGGCGGTCTCGACGACCCGGTCGACGACGGCCTGCTCGCTCAGGTCGCCGACGACGGCGACCGCACCGCCGCCCGCCTGCTCGATCTCCTTGACGACCGTCTGTGCACCCTCGGCGTTCAGGTCCGCCGCCACGACCCGGGCACCCTCCTTGGCGAAGGCCAGGGCGGCCGCGCGCCCGATGCCCGAGCCCGCTCCGGTGACGATGACGCTGCGCCCGTTCAGTCCGCCGGTCATGAGTTACTCCCATCCGTGAATCCGAGGGCGGCCTGTCGAACGCGCCCGAGGGCCCCACCCTACGACTTAATGTCTCTGAGTGACATAAAGTCCTCGGGGAGAGTTTTCGGAGAGAATTCCGGGAGAGCGATCAGCGCCGGCCGGAGGAGAACATGACCGCAACCCGTGGACGTACGAGGCGACCTACGGGACGACCACCCCTCACCGAGGAGCGCAAGGCCGAGATCCGGCTGGAGATTGCGCGAGCGGCGGTGGACCTGTTCGTCACCCAGGGCGTGGCGGCGACCACGGGCGAGCAGATCGGAGCGGCGGTCGGCGTCTCCGCGCGCACCGTGTGGCGCTACTTCCCGAGCAAGGAGAGCTGCGTACGGCCGCTGTTCTCGGCCGGTATCGACCTGATCGCCGACTGCCTGCGGCGGTGGCGTCCCGGGCAGCCGCTCGAGGAACTCCTCGACGAGGAACTCGCGGTCGAGGGCCGCCTGCTGGCCGGGCCCGACCGCGCGACCGTAGGGGCCCTGGTGCGACTCACCCGTACCGAGCCCGGCCTGCGCGCGATCTGGCTCCAGACGTACGACGAGGCCGAACCGGCGTTCGCCCGCGCCCTCGCCGAACGCGCCGGCCTGCCCGCCGACGATCTGCGCCCGACGATCCAGGCGGCGACCCTCAACGCGGCACTGCGCGCGGCGGTCGAACACTACGCCTGGCACACCGCCGACACCCGCCTCGACCGGGCGACGGCACAGACCGAACTGGCGGCGACACTGCGGTTGGCGCTGGGGGTTGCGGCGCAGGGGGTCGGGTAGGGAGGCGGGCTCTGGGGAGCGGTGGTCATGGGGCGTGGAACAGCACGAAGATTTTGTGCGGCGGCTGCCAAGACCTCCGGAAGCGGCTGCCGTCACTTCGAGGCGGAAGCCAGGGCCCTCGGCGCGCGAACCATAACCCGGGACGCGGCCGAGGGGCCCGTGGCGCCACGGCTGCCGCAGACCGCCTCGCCCGAGGGCCTGCGGTGTGGCCTGCGGTGTGGCGGGCTGCCGTAGGTCGTCCTACACCTTCCGGTAGGTGTACGCCTCCGCGGCCGCCGCCTCCACCGCCGCGAGGTCGGCGCCCGTGGCCGCCGTGACGACCGCGGCCACCGTGCCCTCGACGAACGGGGCGTCCACCAGGCGTGTGTTGGCGGGGAGTTCGTCGCCCTCCGCGAGCAGGGCCTTGACGGTGAGGACCGCGCTGCCCAGGTCGGTGAGGACCGCGACCCCGGCGCCGCGGTCCACGGAGGCGGCCGCCGCGGCGATCAGCTCGGCGCTGGTGCCGAGGTCGCCGGCCTCGGTACCGCCCGCCGCGGCCACCGGCACCGCCGTTGCGCCGCCCGCGAGGCCCTGCGCCAACTCGGCCACCGAAGCGGCCACCTGAGCGCTGTGCGAGACCAGCACGATGCCGACGAGCCGCTCGCTCTTGTCGTCACTCACCTTCTCGTGACTCACCTTCTCGTCACTCACCGTTCGCCTCCACCAGCCCCGCGATCAGCAGCGCCGAGGACGTGGCCCCGGGATCCTGGTGTCCGATGCTGCGCTCCCCGAGATAACTCGCTCGCCCCTTGCGGGCCTGCAACGGCGTCGTCGCCAGGGCGCCCTCCTCGGCGGCGGCCCGTGCCGCGGCGAAGCCGTCGCCGAGCGCGTCCACGGCCGGCACCAGCGCATCGATCATGGTCTTGTCGCCCGGCGCCGCCCCACCGAGCGCCATGACCGCGTCCACCCCGTCCCGCAGCGCCTGGGCGAACTGATCCTCGCTCACCTCGCCGGCGTCCCCGAGGGCTTTGCCGGTCCGGCGCAGCAGGGTCCCGTAGAGCGGTCCCGACGCTCCGCCGACGGTCGAGATGAGTTGCCGCCCGGCGAGCATCAGGATCGCACCGGGCGTCTGCGGGGCCTCCTTCTCCACCGCCGCGGCGACGGCGGTGAACCCGCGCAGCAGATTGCTGCCGTGGTCCGCGTCCCCGATGGGCGAGTCGAGGGCGGTGAGCCGTTCCGCCTCACGGTCGACGGCAGCGGCGGTCGCCGTCATCCAACGGCGGAAGAATTCGGCGTCGAGCACTGGATCTCCTTGCGTGACAGGTGCGTTGCGAGCATCCGGCTCCGGATCACATTCCCCACCGCAGCCCCGGCGTCTTCACCGGCGCGTTCCACAGCCGCAGCAGCTCCTCGTCCACCTGGCACAGGGTGACGGAGGCGCCGGCCATGTCGAGCGAGGTGACGTAGTTCCCGACGAGGGTGTGGGCGACGTTCACACCGCGCTCGGCGAGCACCCGCTGGACCTCGGCATTGAAGCCGTACAGCTCCAACAGCGGTGTCCCGCCCATGCCGTTGACCAGGACGAGGACAGGATTGCGCGGGGTCATGTCGTCCAGGATGGCGCCCACGGCGAAGTCGGCGATCTCACCCGACGTCATCATCGCCCGCCGCTCCCGGCCCGGCTCGCCGTGGATGCCGATGCCCAACTCCAGCTCGCCCGGCGGCAGATCGAAGGTGGGGCTGCCCTTGGCGGGGGTGGTGCAGGCGCTGAGGGCGACGCCGAAGCTGCGGGAGATCTCGTTGACCTGCCGCCCGATCGCCTCCACCCGCTCCAGCGGCTGCCCCTCGTCCGCGGCGGCACCGGCGATCTTCTCCACGAACAGTGTCGCGCCCGTGCCGCGCCGGCCGGCCGTGTAGAGGCTGTCGGTGACCGCCACGTCGTCGTTGACGAGCACCTTCGCGACCTGGATGCCCTCGTCCTCGGCGAGTTCCGCGGCCATGTCGAAGTTGAGGACGTCACCCGTGTAGTTCTTCACGATGAACAGCACACCCGCCCCGCTGTCCACGGCGGCCGCGGCACGCACCATCTGGTCGGGCACCGGCGAGGTGAACACCTCACCCGGACAGGCCGCCGACAACATCCCCGGACCCACGAATCCACCGTGCAGCGGCTCGTGCCCCGACCCGCCACCGGAGACGAGGGCGACTTTTCCCTCGACGGGTGCGTCCCGCCGTACGATCACGCGGTTCTCCACGTCGACGACCAACTCGGGATGGGCAGCCGCCATGCCGCGCAGCGCGTCCGCGACGACCCTCTCTGCGACGTTGATCAGCATCCTCATTGATACCTCCTGGTGAGATTAGCAGCTGGGCTCATGACCTGCGTTTAACCAGGTCAGCACGGTTGGGGCCGGTTTTCGATCTTGGCGGTCCGTGGCGGTCGAGGACGGGTTCCGGCGGTACTGATGCTGACTTAATGCTGACTTTGATGACGGGTCGTCAGGTGTCTGTGGTCGTGCTGCGTGTCGTCGCCGGAGCCCCGATGTCGGCAGTATCGCCCTTGCCGCAGCGAAGGTCACGTGGGCGGGCGTTCCGGGGGCGTGCCCCTGGCCTCGTGCATCGCCCGCAGGGTCCAAGAGCCTGGCCATTCGGGAGGCCGCCACGGCCGGCTTGATGTGGTGGACGCCAGGACCGTGTCCGTCTCGGCCCCGACCTGGCCGGGGATGCGATTGCGACACTGCGCGCCGGTAGACGCGGGTGAGTCTGCCGGCGCAACCGTGGGAGTGGCCCGGCGGCATCGCGGTGTTCGCGGTGTTCGCGGTGGGCATCCTCGGCTTCCGGGACGGGTGGCTCGCGGCCGTTACCGACCGGATGCACCGGCGCTGCCGCACCGCAGCACTGCTGGCCGTGGCGGTGCCGGCGGTCGGCATGCTCGGCCTGAGGGCCCTGGGCGGGCGAGGACGTTGCGGGAGGCTGGAACGGACCGTCGCTGGGGTTCGCCGCCTTCGAGCATTCTCGTCGTCTTCGGCTAGGCGTGGCCGCTTGGGGTGGTGCAGCGGCGCCTCGACCGGCCGCTGCGACGGACCGGCCCGGTCGTCAGCCGCAGTGCCTATGGATCATTCATCGTCCAGGAGCTGGCCTTGATCGGATTCGCCGTCGCCCTGCGTCCCGTCCCCGTACTGGCCGAGGTGAAGATCCTCGCCTTCGTCGTCGGCGGCATCGCGGGCTCGTTCGCGCTCGCGTGGCTCCTCATCGCCCGCGTTCCTGGCGTGGCCCGTGTCTTCTGGCCGTGCCGCAGCCGGAACTGCGCACTCGGGTTCCCCGCCCAGCAGACGGTGGTACTCGACGCGGCGTAATGCGGCCAAACATTCCGGTCATTGCAGTGGTCAGCGGAATCGGTGCCGCCGGGCACCGGCACGCACCATTCCAGGAAGGTGTCTTAGGGATCGCGGGGGAGGG of the Streptomyces sp. T12 genome contains:
- the dhaK gene encoding dihydroxyacetone kinase subunit DhaK; translated protein: MRMLINVAERVVADALRGMAAAHPELVVDVENRVIVRRDAPVEGKVALVSGGGSGHEPLHGGFVGPGMLSAACPGEVFTSPVPDQMVRAAAAVDSGAGVLFIVKNYTGDVLNFDMAAELAEDEGIQVAKVLVNDDVAVTDSLYTAGRRGTGATLFVEKIAGAAADEGQPLERVEAIGRQVNEISRSFGVALSACTTPAKGSPTFDLPPGELELGIGIHGEPGRERRAMMTSGEIADFAVGAILDDMTPRNPVLVLVNGMGGTPLLELYGFNAEVQRVLAERGVNVAHTLVGNYVTSLDMAGASVTLCQVDEELLRLWNAPVKTPGLRWGM
- a CDS encoding SDR family NAD(P)-dependent oxidoreductase; translation: MTGGLNGRSVIVTGAGSGIGRAAALAFAKEGARVVAADLNAEGAQTVVKEIEQAGGGAVAVVGDLSEQAVVDRVVETAVERFGGVDVLVNNAGIMDRMSAPADVTDAEWERVIRVNLTAPFLLTRAVLPHMLQAGRGTIVNTASEAGLRGSAAGAAYTASKHGVVGLTKSLAVMYRKQGIRANAIAPGGTQTGIVVDAARDAHGPAALGPHFVNIGKLAQPEEQAAAIVFLASDAASNINGVVLPVDDGWSAV
- a CDS encoding fibronectin type III domain-containing protein; its protein translation is MRRVPVLVLALCAVLVLLSSCAWSGAEEEGGRLPAAPTGVTAAAGSATSVHVMWNAVSANRDIRVYEVYRGPTKVKEVPGSAHMVDVTMLRPSTVYAFTVRARDTDGRLGPPSKEVRATTPAAVAADHSAPTRPGRAEGRAVGSRAAQLSWSQATDDRDVVSYDIYQGDTKIHSVGGNQTATVVTGLRPGTRYSFTVRARDAADNLSPATAAVRVTTPGTDDGRGTAPTAFRATTHLADGAYYLDLSWVPPRTDGVIAEYQVELDGRPATSLVYGGSAPRERATYSFYLGREAGVGHRVRIRGRLPDGTWGGFSAQRTVTTGGRD
- a CDS encoding TetR/AcrR family transcriptional regulator yields the protein MTATRGRTRRPTGRPPLTEERKAEIRLEIARAAVDLFVTQGVAATTGEQIGAAVGVSARTVWRYFPSKESCVRPLFSAGIDLIADCLRRWRPGQPLEELLDEELAVEGRLLAGPDRATVGALVRLTRTEPGLRAIWLQTYDEAEPAFARALAERAGLPADDLRPTIQAATLNAALRAAVEHYAWHTADTRLDRATAQTELAATLRLALGVAAQGVG
- a CDS encoding PTS-dependent dihydroxyacetone kinase phosphotransferase subunit DhaM → MSDDKSERLVGIVLVSHSAQVAASVAELAQGLAGGATAVPVAAAGGTEAGDLGTSAELIAAAAASVDRGAGVAVLTDLGSAVLTVKALLAEGDELPANTRLVDAPFVEGTVAAVVTAATGADLAAVEAAAAEAYTYRKV
- the dhaL gene encoding dihydroxyacetone kinase subunit DhaL, which gives rise to MLDAEFFRRWMTATAAAVDREAERLTALDSPIGDADHGSNLLRGFTAVAAAVEKEAPQTPGAILMLAGRQLISTVGGASGPLYGTLLRRTGKALGDAGEVSEDQFAQALRDGVDAVMALGGAAPGDKTMIDALVPAVDALGDGFAAARAAAEEGALATTPLQARKGRASYLGERSIGHQDPGATSSALLIAGLVEANGE
- a CDS encoding glycoside hydrolase family 75 protein gives rise to the protein MRFHSLTLAAASAALLAPTLPPPIPPPAQEGSTARREADVSATDLLSKVRECAAVSQGRYRSDSGVPASIRVCGARDAVFWKADMDIDCDGQRTRHCNRRTDPYFSAATAYQQSDGRYLSAENLPYIVVPAPSRLWNPLDHGIRGGSVAAVVYQGRVRYAVVGDVGPNDMIGEASYAAAEALGISPDPHSGGTASGVTYIVFKDARVTPIEDHAATVTAGERLAREFVHGRRFAHGGGEGVRPPTSRRRPAGPRR